A stretch of DNA from Acropora palmata chromosome 12, jaAcrPala1.3, whole genome shotgun sequence:
GGGGATATCTTGTTGTTGTCAGCCAGGATAACAAACAGCTACAGAGGCCATCAGCAGGGTGAGAGAGTCAATTATCCAAAATGCAAAGGTTCTCTTATGGTTATACTTACATGTAACTGTACATGTAAATCATGGTATTAATTTGTCTATGTACATACAAACTGTAGCATGTGGCAGATAATAGGTttcacaaaaatgttgaattttattttctggaATATGTAacgtttccttttttcccttaTTTGCATGTAAGCTTGTTCATGTacagtataataataatcacagTCAGAATAAAGTGATTAGCAAGGGAACCCTGTCCCTAAGCTATTGTAGTTGACATTCTCACCTATTTGATTGCAGGGTCAATTCTCAACCAAGAAATGTTAATATTGTTTATGTTTATGACATTCAAAACAAGTTGATTGGTGAGTGAATGTTGTGCTTTTAGAGTTCTGAGAAGTTAAATATTATTGGTAAGAGCCGAATTTTTGAACTAGGGGATAGAGTGGTTAGGGATTTCCTATTGATGAGTGATTTACACAAAATCTGGCTCTCAGTCCTTACCCTGAAgtaaatgttcttttttgtccTTCAGCTTTCACAGGAACTTTTCAAGGTGTTATTGATGTCTTGTGTGAATGGGGAAGTTTGTTTGTTCTCACTGCAGAAAACAAAGTAATGAAAGATGTGTCTAGCAATATTgtgtatgatcctcacagtttttTAAAGCTACTTATGTagtgagaaaggcctgaaaaattcagacctGAACAGtgactcgaaccctgacctcttcGATGCCGTTGCAGTGCTCTAACAGTTAAGCCATCAGGTCAACTGGAAGTTAATTGGTTCATTATGTGGATCAATGATGAACCCACATAATTATGATTGTTATACATGATGTTAATGCATGAATTTTGTGTATTACAACTGCAGATGGAAATAATGTGTGTGATCCCCCTGATtcagtcctgaatttttcaggcctttctcactACTGCTCAAGTAGCATTGAAGAAACTGTGACGATCATAGACATTTATTTCCATCTGCAGCTCTAATAAATGAATTTCAtacattaaccctttcccgtccaaggggtttccctttgacgagtaaaatcgtctggcgttagacagagtaaaatctatgagTGCCCTGAgtgctcattcggcagttaaggggttaacatTACACTTAATCTTTGTACAAAAAAGATGTGTATATCTAGATATACAACAGgataattttaattgctaattcacaataattattgaaatgaaacacaattattattaaagccATCTATATATATTTGAAGTGACAAATTTGCTTACACAAAGACAGTCATGTGAGAGAAAGGGATTGCAAGTCCCTATAGTGCATGTTTTCCCACAGAGTCTGTGTCCTTGAGTGACCCTCCTTGAAATAGAAGCATGTACAGCTACTGTAGATGGAGGATCATGGGTTCAAAATGTAAATCCATGTAGGTAGTTAATTGACTCTACCCCCCAGCCCCCTTCTTTCATGATTTTCTTTGGTACTCAAGAGAGCTTAGCAGTTCACTGTGGTCCATTTGGTTTGCTTTCAGATTTTTCAACTTGAAGAAAAGGACACTCAGACAAAATTGGAGatccttttcaagaaaaacctTTATGCAATGGCGATCAGGTAGAAAAGAAAGACTagtcaatatttattttttgtttgagcATGTACACAAATATGCAAAGTTGGTTAAAAGATTCCTTTTACATGCATGTATTTGTCTGCATCTGCATTTTCCAGTGCTCAtaaaagttttctttgacTAATAATATTGCTGATCATTTTCCTCAGCTTAGATGGACCCCACACATTAAtaacaattaataataatatttatatttttgccAAACAGGCTAAATTGATGTTAGACATGCAATAGGCCAAACAATAAACAGGAGAACTTCGTTGGATTGTTTTTCTATTGAGTGTCCTAAATAAAAGTCAAGGTGGCAGGGCCAATCATTACTGGtcttgaaccaatcaaaacagcCTAATCATCACTTGAAGATACCTCATGAaaatgtttggtttttttttgtgcatgaAAACATACAAGTCTACTGGTCTGCAAAATTCTGATGAATTTGGCTCAATTATTCCAATGTTGCATTAAACTATTCTGGTAATTTAAATTACTGATCATGATTATGATGTCTGATGACTAAGCCGGTGCTTTGCTTGCTTTCTTAAAGCCTGGCAAAGAGTCAACACTATTCTGATGGGCTGATTGACATCTTCACTCAGTATGGAGATCACTTGTACAGGTGAAATTTTGTTAGTTTCATTTgagtattaatttttagttgaataaacagtgaaaaaaagtaTTACTGTCCTTAAGGTGTTGACaaatcttgttttgtttgaaatgaaCCACAGAAAGAAAGAGTTAATTGGGAACAGCAGGGCTGGTGCAAGGGTGGGAGAATTCTCCTTTCattattgttatgttttttcttgagtttgttggttctatACTCTACTCCATAGGACTTTTTCCCCAAGTATTGTGGTATTCCTGTTTCATGAAAACCAATATGTATTTAATTTGAGTTGATTTTAGCCAAATTTATAGATGAGTTGCTAATATAAGCTCACCACGAGTAgcttatatttttttgactATTTTTGTTGAAGTTACATGTACAAGTACTTATTGTGTTTTTCCTTCAGCAAAGGAGATCATGATGGGGCCATAAAGCAGTACATTAAAACTATTGGTCATTTGGAGCCATCCTACGTTATCAGAAAGGTTCAGTAAACAGAATTATGTAACAAAGGCTTTTTTCTATATTTCTTTCTGATTCATATGATCTATTTTTATCTCTTTAGTTTTTGGATGCCCAGAGAATTCACAACCTAACAGCGTATCTTCAGGTGAGAGTGGATGTTTGTCATGATTTTTGGTAATTCGTTTTAAACAATATGAAACTTATCTTGTTGAGTGAGATGGAAAGTTTATCCAAAACCAGtgtaaattttacattaattttgtacaataaaaatgttttgacatTTGTTTCTGAGCACTCCATTACAGAAACATAATCACCACCAGAAATGGAATgctgtaaaaaaatatattgttattattattgttattaatattataatttattgtaattttattgTGCATGCTAGTCATAAAGAACTGTGTGGGCACTTAGTGCTGCTCCAAAATgcaactgttgttgttgttgttgttgttttttttagttaaatGTTTTGGTCAATAACAGTATTTTCAaagattgttttctttgcaaagttttTAAACCTTAGTAATTTCTCTTACCATATCTCATTCTCATGGTTTTCTTGGTAGGCTCTTCACAAACAAGGATTGGCCAATACAGATCATACCACTCTTCTGCTGAACTGTTACACTAAGTTGAAAGATGTGTCAATGTTGGATGAGTTTATCATGGTATGATTTTATCAGACTTGTACACATTGTGTTACTATAAGCCATGGTCATAATTatcagaataataataatattattattattgttttcagctTCActtttattaaattatttttacgtATCACTTTTTTTCCAGACTGATCGTGAGTTGAACTTTGATGTTGAAACTGCAataaaggttaaacatttcgtgtcttaaaaaaatgataatattattataattttatgtatatatacagtATTTTCTTTGCTCAATGCATTTTCCTTAAACAAGATGAAGACTGGTGGCCTATTTTAAAAGTCCTCCGTTAAAGTAAAGGAAGATGCATATGGCACCCAAATGGCTGGGATGttgaattaaataatttttgcttgtTAGGCTTCCACTCATCAAAGTCCCCTTGAGTACAGCATATGGATCaccaaaaactgaaataaatataataacaaAACAGCAGGAGCATCtttcctttaaatttcttggcaAGTTTCACAGTGAAGATTCATTTACATAGGTTTGTCGCCAAGCTGGATATTTCAGACATGCCGTCTACCTGGCCGAAAAATATGAACAGCATGATTTGTAAGTGTAGAGTGCACAAGAGGAGAGGGTCTTATAATTGTCTTAAATATCAAGATGTTTGCAAGCCACTGGAAATCTTAAAGGGCCAGTTTTTTTGTGTAGAATAGTTTTATTTAGCTGATTGAAAGAATGTGTCACACAGTACAGTTTACATTACAGTAGAATGTAGGTTAATGATAACTCTAAGTGAGTCTGTTCTAGTACCGGTATTGCCTGGGCAGTAGGTTGACATGCAGAGCTGCAAGTCCTGCTCTGCCCAACAGCTTAATTTGACTTCATTGGTCCTGAATTTTACTCTATCACACTTTTAGTAAAAAGCACAGTAATAATAGTTCTCTCCTCAGCTCTCAGAAAATAATTCCTTGTTGCAAGTTATTAAATTATGGATTATTTTGGTTATCTTAGATATCTGAAGATTCAGCTTGAAGATCTAAAAGATTACCAGAGGGCCTTATCATACATTGGAAAACTAGACTTCTACGAGGTAACATGCTCTATATGTAATTTTACTTCTTGTTGCTCAGaaacattcataaaatttgaaacagatgtcattcttaatttttatgtttatcTTGCTTTATAATTATGTTGTACTAGTATGCCTTTTCTCTGTAAATTATgtacttattaatttttattcttgaTGTAACTTAGCAGCACATTGTAACTCTCTGACCTATGCCATATAAGCCTCTGGCTTTGGCATCTTATTATCCTTAACTTGTGCTTTGTGTACTTATTtatcaataaataaaattaaaaaaaaaattctttcttttccttcaaaacCATTGTTGCTGAAAGGGAACTAAAGGAACTAGAGCTTTGAACAGTGTATAGGTCAATGTGATAGGCTCTGCTGCTTTATACAGTCCATATTTTGTAGTTGCGTATACTTTTTAAGAGAATAAAAGCAGTTTTTCTGGTGAAGGGTTAAGGTTTTATGatgtgggaaaaaaaaacagacttTACTGTTGTAGGCTGAAGATAATATGAAAAAGTATGGCAAGAGCCTGGTCAATGCTGTACCTGATGAAGCAACAAATTTACTTAAAGTGCTTTGCACAGATTACAGACCACAATGTCTTCAAGAACGTGAGTATTGTTTTTCCCATAAATGAGTGATTACTTAAGCTGCTGAAAACCATATCTGTTGAAGAAGAGAGAAGAGAAAGGATTGGGAATGagttaaaaaaagattttttgaaataagacttttttttgttttttggtgaTTTTCTTCATATGTATTGACATGTATGGTATTGTGATATGCTGATGAATATTGTAGATTTAACCTTGACtatctatttatttaaaaaaattcaacacatTTACCTCTGGCACTAAAGCTTGCAGAATactcatttgttttttgtaatcTGACACTTGCTggcaaataaattaattttaatattgaaAGACTGTTTCTGTCTACTTTCCTTGCAGGTTCTATATCAGGTTCGGTGTCTCCAGTCAGTGCAGGTCTTTTTCAAACAGTGTCAAGTGCATTGGGTGGGTCTCAGGGTCCATTCCATGGAACCCAAATGCAGGACTGGTAGCCAATAAATTAGTCCAACATAAAAGTTGATAAGCTACAAATTTCCACCTTAAAAGGATAACAAAGCTAAACGTCATGTTGTGGATAAAGTGGtttgaaaagttgaaatgaCATGCACCTGGTTTTGAAGTATctgtgtaattttttttttcaacattgcAGAGATGTTCACAAAAATGGTCTGCAAGTTTATAAACTAGGGTTTTGAACATGGGAAGTGATAACGAATAGCATAGCAAAAAGAGTGATATTTTGGGCACCATTTATGCCCAATGAGTTTAACTACTGCCCACTTCATGCAATAGCTTATAAGTACCATGTCAACACTCTAACTAAGGTCGTCCACTTGCCTTCTTTAAGGTTTGCCTCACCTTGTAAaatcatcattaattttttttactcttgaattgtttatttgtagATCCAGGAGCAGAAGTTGAACGTAAGATCCGTAAAGCACGAGCAGAGGAATTTATTCATATCTTTGTGCATCAAAAAGCCCATCTTATTGAGTTTCTAGAGCACATGGTGCAGGTATTCATTTTCACTATGCTGTCTGATTTTTGCATGAATTAGTTTCATGAAAGACAACTGTCAACGTTAACTGGTGGAAGAGAAAACTCTCAGCTAATGAGTAGTAAATAAGTCTTGCTTAAACAAGATCAAGATCAGGTTTCTACATAACTGCATGGGTATGACAGGTCAAAATTGCTAAGTAAGTTCCCCGCTCTTGAACGACATTGCTGTGAAgctatggttacatgaattccACCTGCAcaacttgaagaaatgaaCCAGGTGAAATGTTAGTTTCCAGTGAAACTGTGTTGGCACGTTGGtagggaagtgaaacactaaaatttggtatcaaacaagttgataattGTCAAATGTCTACTGTGAAGAGTTAAAGGGGCTGatgttagcccttcgctctgacgaagggctgaccctcgaaacgtcatcttcgtaatctaatcggaaagtgacgacgaagggctaaccctcgaaacgtcatcttcgcaatctaatcggcaagtgacgacgaaggtctaaccctcgaaacgtcaacttcgtaatctaatcggcaagtgacgacgaagggctgaacctcgaaacgtcatcttcgttatcgcttcacagtggaaattcaACACTTACCAaattgtttgataccaaattttagaaGAGATTAAAACCAGCATTTATTAGGGCGTGTTCTCGGCGTGTGATGGGCAAATGTGGAAAGGTCacaaaaaatttaaagcaTAACTGAGGGTAAAATCTGTGTTGACTGGTGCAGATGATGTCATCCCTAGTTTGAGCTTgtgataataaaaattaattatttattactacATATGCTTTTGTCTCGGGAGGTGCAGCCCAATTCATCCAACCTTGTTTACAACACACTGCTTGAGCTTTACCTGAATGACGCTGCTCGTCAAAAGGATATAGAGGTATGATGACTTGGTGTAAGACTGAAAGGGAAACTCCCTGTAAACATAAACCTAAAGTGCAGTGTCTCCTTCACACTGCCGCATTgattttattacttttatatTTACTCTTGTTGATTCACTTTGTTTGAACACTTTGTTAAATGCCAGTTTCTATCCAGAAGTCCTGTAGTTCTATTCCTTAATTTCTATGTCATGCTACAGTACACTGCTGAGCTGTCTTTTGTGCTTTATAGTTGAACCCAGAGCTAGAAAAATAAGCCCTTACAATCTACAAAGCAACTTGCTTTGTCAAGGTGTCTTTCTCGAGTATCATTTGCCGTTGGCCGGCATTAATATGACACCTACAGTATTTATAGATGGATTTAATCTcaagttgtgttttgttttattttatttttttttgtaccagGCACAAGTTGAACACGAACGCAAAGCCCTTGATTTGCTGACTAATTTGGAGGTATTTGCTCAGTTATCTTTGTCTCAAACACACTCACAATAACAGGCAACCCAGTCTAAGTCCATCGCAAACATTTTAGGTCACTTGTAGAAGTTTATATTGATCTCCCCGTACAGTATTTACGACGTTTATTGTATTGATTGATTGTTTGTAGGCTCGTTATGACATAGACCATGCGCTGGTGTTGGCGCAGATGCATCACTTCAAAGCTGGGATCCTTTATTTGTATGAAAAAGCCAAACTGTGAGTAGAacaagctttcttttctttttgtggtGGCTCTGTTCTACAGAGAGTATGGAAGAAATGGAATAGCTTATGAATTTActatattttctttgttttcatggaAACAGTTATCAGCAGATCCTTCATTACCACATGGAGCAAAATGAGTATGGTCATGTGATAGACACGTGTAAGAAATATGGGTAAGTCTTCTTAGCCAGCAATTTGCAAGGGTCTTCATTCTGCCTATTGCCAACCATTCCAACTCCATCCTGACCAGTAAAATCAGTGCAAGAGGGATTAGGTTCTTTGGAATGATAGTCATTCAATTACAGATTCAGTTATAGCTCTATGACAAAGCCTCTGAACCAGCTATCGGAAGGCGTGTGTTCAACTTGCGTTAGTTTTACAGCTCTTTCTTAATTTAAAGAGTAATTCCAAATCATTATACCAGGGTTTTGAGgaagatgaaaataaaaaaaaaagcaattgtTTGTTCCCCTGCTTGTCCAACATTAGCAGTTGTTGTCAAGTGATTCTTGTTGTTCTTTTCAGCAACTTAGACACAAGTTTGTGGGTTCAAGCTCTGTCATATTTCGCACGACGTGAGACTGATTGCAGATCACAGATAATGGAGGTCTTATCTCATATCcttttaaagagaaaaatttgaCCGCTGTTAGTTAAACACAAGTTATTCGTGCTTTATTCGcttgctgattggctagcttaGGGCGAGTAAATTCCTATCAGCGGACGAGGAACAAAATAGGGTTTTATGTCATAGTTGGTGAGTAGTTTTAATCTTCTTCACTAACACCAAGGGattgtgatgatgatgataatggtGATGgtctttatttaaacacgatcAATTCATCAGTccataaaaatatttatgaagTAAAAGCTCCTTCATCGTCACCTTAGTATCAAAGCAGTTTTGAGTTGGTAGTTTGGTCTAAAATACGCTTTCTCGGGTCCCTGGAGCTGTATAATGAAAGTTTCTTAGCAGTTCTGTTGTAACTGCGGCATCGcaattatttttgtcagtAAAGGGTGTGAAATAACTTCAAATCAATTAGCCTGCTATATTTCCTTAACAGCAAAACAAATATCGATCGTGGAAATCTCATGTCACCGCTTCTCGTTTTGCAAAATTTAGCTCACAATTCTACCGCAACTCTTGCTGTTGTAAAGGTATCAATAGACTGTTCATGGCTGCTTAGTTCGTAGGAACACGCGGGGTTGAAAAAAACGAGAGAGGGCTCTCCCTTACCCCAGTCTCCGCTCGACGTTTTCTCTTGCGCATCGCAATTTCGCACGTCCCGAACAACTGAGAGCCTGGAACAGGCTTAGGTATCAACTGAATGCTTGACGAAATACTGGAATGGTTCTGGTTTTATATGGACAATTTCAACAATGAGCATTGTCTAGATGGTCGCGGCTGTTGCAAAAAGGGCAGATGTGCAGTTCAGTAGACATGTTTCTCGTGCATTAGTGACTCCGGTTTAActatttcattttgattgtGGTTCTCACATCcattcattaatttgacaCTTTTATTGGTCTGGTAAAGTGGAAGTAAGGTGCTTCCCACAAACTGGATAGGAATTTTTTTCTACCTCGCCTGCAGCCTAATCGTGACTACTAAAAACACCCATCCGTCTACGTCGCCTTATtacatttttcctttgcttttacTGGACTGAAATGCCCCACATaaaattttttgttaattagCATGAGCGGATTAATAGCTGatattacagttatcagcggttttaacacagAAACGAGGCTAACGGGTCATTTTTCATTGTATCGACCTATAAGCCTCGTCttcatgcagctgtaaacaaaagaagcctTGCCTACAGGCTCaattgcaaacaaagaaaatcaaaatgccCTATTTAtagttaattatttttaattaaatttatacTTATATAGCGCAAAATACATGTGGATATGATCTAATGCGCTATACAATAAGACCaacaaaatatcaaacaaaCTATAAATGCCTAAGAATATACAGTGTGAcgacttaaaaatataaaaaacgTATAAAAACGAACTATAAAAGCAAACATGAAAATGCctgtctaaaaaaaaatgttttatttgatGGCAATCTGTTCCAAAGTTTAGGAGCAGTTGCCATAAATGATCTATCAGCTAAAGTTTTCCTAGTTATGGTCCTGGGTGGTAATAGTTGTAGTTCAGACTGAGATCGTCAGACCATACGTTCGAATTGTTGCTTAACGTTAATTAGATCCGTAATATACTGAGGTGCTAGCCCCTGGATAGCCTTGAACGCTAAGATAAGTAATTTAAATTCAATTCTGAAACAGACAGGTAACCAATGCAAGGAAAACAAAGTAGGGGTTATATGACAAAACCGAGGAAGGGAACAAACAAGTCGGGCAGCACTGTTCTGAATACGTTGTAACTTGTTGAGATGTGCGGCTGGTAAACCATACAACAGACCATTACAATAATCAATACGTGCGGTGATGAATGCAGTGGAAGtggaagtgcacttagctGCCAAACTGGTTTATAGGCACTCCGCTTTTAAtcatctgaaagaaacaatttaaacAGAAACATGATTAAGAACCCCAAGTGGCTATAGctattattttgtatttgttttggttgattAAATCGTCACATATTGAAAACTATTGCTGTTGAAGATGAGATATAATGAGTAATATTTTAGAGACcgaaatgttttttaattattcttgACACTCCCTGTTGCCCTGTGCTCGAAACATGCAATCGGTTCAagttcaaattcaattttgttaTAAAGTTTGGAACGTACAAAATATGACGTACCACAGCTTCCAGTTAGGTACGACTATTTGAGGCGAGCAGTGGTTTGACGCATAGAActaaataatattttacaGTATATTAAACGGAAAACTTATCTTCTGTTGGCGAAATATTAACTAAAACTCTTTCCTAGGATTACATTATTCATCGTCTACAACTTGAAGACGAGCTAATAGCGAGTGTAAGTGGAAGCTTAGTTCGAAAGCATTTTTATGTAACGCCCTCAGGACTTTTGATGATGTGTAATGATGATAAAAACAATGTTGATAGTTATGAGAAAACTTTATTGAAGCGTTGTGCCAAAGAAGGGGGACACAAAAGCTTTATGCATCAGGaaggattaatttcaaattgaacTTTTACATGTCAAgtagtgttttttttaacgGGAGAGGCAAACTAGAGTGGCCTTACGGGGAGGTTTCCCGTGCATTGCTGTTTACAAGCCTGACAAAGTAACAGGACTAATCGCCCCAAAATGCTTCTTTGTTTCCTGTTATCTCAAAAAGGAATCAGGAAGAGACTGAGAACAAGATTGAGAGTTGTTTTAGCATTCAGTTGCCAGGCTGTCATTAATTAAAAGCCGGGGATTTTCCACGGCTATTATGGGCGTAAGCTAGGGCTACTTTCACGGTGATATAGAACCCTGCCTCGACTTAATCTCGTTACCCGGTAACTTGAAATGTCAACGGTGACAGATACTAATgtccaggccccagttgttcaaagggtggttAGCGCTGTCCattggataactcaataggttttggttGTATGTAACCACTGAATAGCTCTATCCATCCTTTGAGCAACTGGACCCAGGGCAGTGCCATAATGTTATGCAAGCTCTTTGTGATAAATATTATAATTGATGTTTCCATTCATTCCTAATACAAACTACTTGCTTACAACGAAAGGCGTGGGACTTTGTGATGGAGTTGAGGATAGGGTCACAGTACAGctctaatttttttattttatgttagGATGAACGCTACATTCGACAGTATCAAGAGGAAAGTGATAAGATGCGCAAAGAGATAAGAGAACTAAAAACCAGGTGCGTAGACGGAGCCACGGTTAGGATAGAGGAAAGGCAACCAATTGCAAGGCTTGCTTCTGATAGGTAATGATGGTCAAAGGGAACATCCGGCCGCTTCGCCCAGAGGTCGGCTATGTTTTCCTTAAACTAAAGTGATATGAGGAAGTCTCTTATACCTCAGTTCAGTAAACTCTATTAAAACCGCTTCATTAGGCTCCTTACAAATGATAGAGTTGGATATGGAACTGTTAAAATCAAATCCAGCTGGTGATAAGCTTGTGCTGATTCAACGCCCGGCCAGGTAATCACCTGACCTCTTCGCCTCCTTCatgataaaacaaattttgcgcCGCGTTCttaacacacacacacaataTATTTCTCTGTTCAAATAAGACTTTTTTCGATTAGAAAGTAgatgcaaatgttttgttAACTGTCACATGCAATGGGAACTGGTTGTAAGGATC
This window harbors:
- the LOC141860636 gene encoding vacuolar protein sorting-associated protein 11 homolog isoform X1, translated to MALLQWRRFNFFEKEILKDPGTNQPFSGLKDVDITACTSGRGQLVIGDSSGFVHFLSRDLTITSFKAYEIRVSHFYQLKQQNILFTVGEDEVDGIDPIIRVWTLDKMDKYGNPVCCCMQRLIPGNKPVPVSCLTLMENLTHMAVGFADGTVLVYKGDITRDRHTKQRIVHQDKHPVTGLAFKQTSDGVILFVVTAEAVLSYSLSAKDRREVLDAHGCELRCSVMSDASQENQFIVARKEALYFYQIDGRGPCLAFEGEKQMVTWWRGYLVVVSQDNKQLQRPSAGVNSQPRNVNIVYVYDIQNKLIAFTGTFQGVIDVLCEWGSLFVLTAENKIFQLEEKDTQTKLEILFKKNLYAMAISLAKSQHYSDGLIDIFTQYGDHLYSKGDHDGAIKQYIKTIGHLEPSYVIRKFLDAQRIHNLTAYLQALHKQGLANTDHTTLLLNCYTKLKDVSMLDEFIMTDRELNFDVETAIKVCRQAGYFRHAVYLAEKYEQHDLYLKIQLEDLKDYQRALSYIGKLDFYEAEDNMKKYGKSLVNAVPDEATNLLKVLCTDYRPQCLQERSISGSVSPVSAGLFQTVSSALDPGAEVERKIRKARAEEFIHIFVHQKAHLIEFLEHMVQVQPNSSNLVYNTLLELYLNDAARQKDIEAQVEHERKALDLLTNLEARYDIDHALVLAQMHHFKAGILYLYEKAKLYQQILHYHMEQNEYGHVIDTCKKYGNLDTSLWVQALSYFARRETDCRSQIMEVLSHIDRGNLMSPLLVLQNLAHNSTATLAVVKDYIIHRLQLEDELIASDERYIRQYQEESDKMRKEIRELKTSAKIFQGAKCSVCSRPLDLPAVHFLCQHSFHQICFEGYAENDNECPICAPENRKVLDIIRQQEQSKDLHEVFHGQLERAQDGFSVVAEYYGRGVFNKVTLLTDPSPSRLPHESTADQRERLLESAHS
- the LOC141860636 gene encoding vacuolar protein sorting-associated protein 11 homolog isoform X2; this encodes MALLQWRRFNFFEKEILKDPGTNQPFSGLKDVDITACTSGRGQLVIGDSSGFVHFLSRDLTITSFKAYEIRVSHFYQLKQQNILFTVGEDEVDGIDPIIRVWTLDKMDKYGNPVCCCMQRLIPGNKPVPVSCLTLMENLTHMAVGFADGTVLVYKGDITRDRHTKQRIVHQDKHPVTGLAFKQTSDGVILFVVTAEAVLSYSLSAKDRREVLDAHGCELRCSVMSDASQENQFIVARKEALYFYQIDGRGPCLAFEGEKQMVTWWRGYLVVVSQDNKQLQRPSAGVNSQPRNVNIVYVYDIQNKLIAFTGTFQGVIDVLCEWGSLFVLTAENKIFQLEEKDTQTKLEILFKKNLYAMAISLAKSQHYSDGLIDIFTQYGDHLYSKGDHDGAIKQYIKTIGHLEPSYVIRKFLDAQRIHNLTAYLQALHKQGLANTDHTTLLLNCYTKLKDVSMLDEFIMTDRELNFDVETAIKVCRQAGYFRHAVYLAEKYEQHDLYLKIQLEDLKDYQRALSYIGKLDFYEAEDNMKKYGKSLVNAVPDEATNLLKVLCTDYRPQCLQERSISGSVSPVSAGLFQTVSSALDPGAEVERKIRKARAEEFIHIFVHQKAHLIEFLEHMVQPNSSNLVYNTLLELYLNDAARQKDIEAQVEHERKALDLLTNLEARYDIDHALVLAQMHHFKAGILYLYEKAKLYQQILHYHMEQNEYGHVIDTCKKYGNLDTSLWVQALSYFARRETDCRSQIMEVLSHIDRGNLMSPLLVLQNLAHNSTATLAVVKDYIIHRLQLEDELIASDERYIRQYQEESDKMRKEIRELKTSAKIFQGAKCSVCSRPLDLPAVHFLCQHSFHQICFEGYAENDNECPICAPENRKVLDIIRQQEQSKDLHEVFHGQLERAQDGFSVVAEYYGRGVFNKVTLLTDPSPSRLPHESTADQRERLLESAHS